Part of the Garra rufa chromosome 8, GarRuf1.0, whole genome shotgun sequence genome, TTAGCCTTAATTCTCATCATGTATTTGTTCCTGTAAACGTAGTAGAAATACCTGTCCATTTTTACAGAGGTCTGCCCACATGCTTGTTCCGTCCCCTCCGCGCATTAGCACATGGTAGGTGAAGTAGTAAATCCCCGACACCTGACACGTAAACTTGCCAGTAGTGGGATCATAGTGATTTCCCACATTTGTCACAACATCATCAAACCGGAGCACCTCGTAGCCTTCGTGAGGGTTCTTGAGACCCACATAAAAGGCGATCTTGATGTTCCCCAACGCTGGACCAACGTCTCCTGTCTCAGTCCTCGCCGTTCCCGATGTGATGCCTGTAAATCCAGGTCTGCCGGAGTCTCCAGGTGGTCCCCTTGGACCAGGTGGACCCGGTTCGCCAGGTGGACCCCTGGGTCCCGGTTTGCCCGGGCGGCCCGGATCCCCTCTAGTCCCTTGAGCGAAAGATGGTGGGATGGCACTGAGATCCTGCATCACCTCCAGCGCCGTGGCGCTCGGTTTGGGGTTGTACGGATCACAGATCATCCGACAAGTTCCCATCATTTCGTAGTGCGAGGAAACCACTGAGGTCTGGACCAGAAGCGGAATTGCGATCACCACCGCCACTATCATGACGATGCCCACGACCGCGCCAATTATTCGCTTGCTGTGGAGCACCCGAGAAGCTCGCGCTAAAAAGTCCGGCTGGCTTTTGGGGGAAATGGTGACACGCGAACTGGAAAGTACGGCAAGGGAAGAAAAAAACTCTCTTTcctttaaatgtatataaaagtaCACACACTCCCCACCAACACAGAAATGTGCAGTACCTCCTTCTTGTGACCTCTGGCAGAATAGCACTGTCTGTGCCAGAGTTGTCAGAGAAACTATGCTTTGGCAAGCGCCGGAGCGCGAGGCGGAGCGGAATAAGGTTACGCGCAGAGAGAGAAGGCGCGCTGACTGACGTAGCAACGCGATTGCAGTTTGGATGAACGATGCTTCGATGATAATATCTCCTCTATAGCTATAAATAAATGTAGAGAATGATCCGAGCGTGACAAAACATATGTTCTCGTTCAACATAATTGATTTTAAACCCACTTCTCTCTACAGACTTGTCATTGTGTTAATTGGCATTCATAACAAGTTTTAGTCTTGCTTTCAATTCTAAGCAAATTTTAGACGAAAAACTCTCTTCACGCTGATGGTGTCCATGCACCATTATTTAGTTGGCGTAACTGAGATGGAGACTGCACCAACCTCTTAGCCTTTAGCACATGCCAACatgttcttgtttgtttgtttgtctgtctgtttgcacaatggaagaacaatggtATTCATGTAAATACAATGGTAACCTTAAATGGTAACAtttaaattaactggttttattgAAGTTAAACATAGagttaaattaaatgtttacatacaccttgcagaatctgcaaaatgttaattattttaccaaaaagagtaatgttattttttatttagtactgacttgaataagatatttcacataaaagatgtttacatatagtccacaagagaaaataatagttgaatttataaaagtgactCCGTTCAAACACTtgataatactgtgttgttacctgaatgatccacagcagtttttttgtttgtttgtttgtttgtttttaataaacaaataacatgcattttttacgatccctcttattttggtcaaataattaacattttgcagatgcaaggtgtatgtaaacttttgacttcaattgtattaGCAAACATCACTGAATCAACCTGAATACATTAATTGACAGTGTTGGacaggttactttggaaatgtaatggTTACAGATTATAAGTTacccctatttaaaatgtaataactaGTGTAACTATTtgaattactttattaaagtaatgtaactgattacatttgattactttttttttttttctaaatttcaaacgaatgttttcaactgttaatcttTAAAGCAGGCAGAGTTAACCGTACAGTTGTACTCAAAACTGATtcctgtcagactttcaaaatccttcatctctTGAATTGagattataatttaattttaaatcacAGCCACCTTTTTTACTCTAAGATCATTCTGAGGTTAAATCctgatttaaaattataataatatataatttaatagctATGATGTTGTTTTTGAAATAAAATCTTGACATAGCAAACACAGGGAACATTGACATCTAACAATGCTTTGGAAAAAAACtgttaatcttaaaaaataaagcatatacacTAAACTTAAAGAGCAGTCAGTGCAGTTTGGGAAAGAAACAATCAAATCTGTATATGTGTGAAAATATTCAGTAATCTTTTGTAATCGTTGACATTTTCTTAGGAAttgaattacagtttttctcagtaactgtaataAATAGATGTGCTAGGACCTTGGATAACTTACTAattcgcttattgtttgaatgtaacgttaatgctttttGCTAACTTTTATTTAAAGAATGAGTTATTCCAGCCTATTTTCCTGTTTGGCCAgttcgcagcatattacatattctggactaacATTACCAGGAGGAGACAGACGGAGCTTTGGAGTTCATTCAAaggtaatagttgcattctaaTAATCTGAGTACCAGCATTTTACATGTGGATATGATAAaatatgtttctcaactcaagatgagagacgttttttttttagggagaataattaagatgtacaaaagctaaaactaatgtgaattagatattgtctgcttcctgactgttttgtagatatttatcctgagagagaaacaaagaagttgaaaagcaaagacccatctaaaacgacagggcacagaagaaaccagttaaagtgagcccaagttaccagtcttctttgcaatgcaaaggattttcagtggaattactgacatgtaagtacacatacaccaagatgtttttccttttattatgttcttttattatgtacactagcgttcaaaagtttgtgatcagtaggttttatgttttgaaataagtatcttctgctcatcaaggctgcatttaattgatcaaaaatacagaaaaaaatataatatgaaatattattacaatttaaaataatgttttatctattttaatatactttaaaatgtaatttatttctgaaatttcagcatcaatactctagtcttctaattactccagtgtcacatgatccttgaaattattgtatatgctaaattattatcaatgttagaagcagttgtgctgcttaatatttttaataacctgtgatacttttttcaggatcctttcatGGATAAAGTGATTGTAAAGACTTATATGTTTAgataaaagttatattttaaataactgctgttcttttaaacttattcatcaaagaatcctgaaaaagtatcacaggctccaaaacatacactgacaactTAACATTcaataacattgacaataaatcaggatattgataataaatgagaatgatctctgaaagatcatgtaacagtggtgtaatgatgctgaacattcagctttgcatcttagaaataaattatattggaaagtatagtgaaatataaaacttattttaaattgtaataatctttcacaagtttgctgttttgtttaaataaatgcagtcttgatgaacatacataactttttttaaagaacattaaaaatcatactgatctaactgtaacacacatcactctctctgcctttgactgtatctgtcatccctctgtctgtaTCTGACTGtgtcattgttttgtaaaatatctaatgtattgccctttttgttcttttctatatttttagccactctttgcatcctgggatggGGCAGCATCTGGAGCAGAACTGTTTTCCTTTTCtgatcagaagttttgttggactcacttgagggcttgttgtttggccatgttggactgtccatgaagttgtgaaaattcatcactgtctttgtggtatttagaaccatttaattatgaccatgttggttaacttgatgttggttaaactttggctaaatattggttaaactTAAAGTTTTGCAGGGTAatatatgtttcaagtaaatattttcatgcccaatttattttggaattcagaataatactaaatacactgctctatgacatttctttcatgcaaatttgagttgtatgttaaataaaattggacctgtttttcaagattaagatgtgtcaaattattattatttttgtttttattaaataataggtgcactgagtttacatactatacaacactttatgcagttaaatattgtttaaagcttatgcagttaataaattgtttaaattgctagtcattaattttcagcaatctggaaaataaatactgcaaatacagaatacacaaattaaagtagtatactgtaaaaaaactcaatgtaaaaaatacagttatttgTTGTAATCAGGAAATACAGGATGATGCTGTAAATTAAAATTACGGCAATGCTGCTGTAAATAATACAGTAACCGGCTGGCAACCCTGctgccagtattttactgtaaaatttacagcaaattttttacagtgtagctctTTAAATTAACAATCTCTGGTAATAATCATTGTAATTATGGTAATATGGTAATTGTTTATGGTACAAATAAAAGTATCATTGTACTACAGTCCTTTTCGGAAAGCACTTGCTACAAAGTGTCCTTATAGTAACCTTACTGCATAATATTGGATACAATGGATACAGTTGGATGCATTTTTTACACTACTTAATTGATATAGAAAATGATTGTGTGTGTGAATTTGACTAACCCTTTTAGTGGACTGCCAGTATAATAACTATAGTATACATTTCagtgaaagaaaattaaatataatataatataatataatataatataacataatataatataatataatataatataatataatataatataatataatataatagctcAGGTCATTTGAGGTTTTTGCCTAAGTAATGCTATTTTTGCATATGTATGCCTTTGGATACAGTGATTGTGTCTTTCCACCATCGTTTAGTTGGCGTTACTAACAAAAACGTACCAACAAGATCATGATATCTATGTAGAACATGCCAGCTTACTACCCTCGCATGACCACGGTAATTATTGAATTACTGCAAAGGAATTCTTGT contains:
- the c1ql2 gene encoding complement C1q-like protein 2, which encodes MIVAVVIAIPLLVQTSVVSSHYEMMGTCRMICDPYNPKPSATALEVMQDLSAIPPSFAQGTRGDPGRPGKPGPRGPPGEPGPPGPRGPPGDSGRPGFTGITSGTARTETGDVGPALGNIKIAFYVGLKNPHEGYEVLRFDDVVTNVGNHYDPTTGKFTCQVSGIYYFTYHVLMRGGDGTSMWADLCKNGQVRASAIAQDADQNYDYASNSVVLHLDSGDEIYVKLDGGKAHGGNNNKYSTFSGFILYPD